In Coleofasciculaceae cyanobacterium, a single genomic region encodes these proteins:
- a CDS encoding metal ABC transporter ATP-binding protein, translating into MSYDSAIAVDNLGVCYRTVEALRDISLDLIPGKVTGVFGPNGAGKSTLVKAMLGLIPANSGSVSYDGQPLQHHLDKVAYVPQRSQIDWTYPVTVWDVVMMGRVRKTGWFRRFSSVSRRQGMSALEQVEMSEYKNRPIGQLSGGQQQRVFLARSLAQQAEVFFFDEPFVGVDQKTENIIFNIFHSLAEVGKIVVVVNHDLGESIANFDELILLNKELIAAGQRQQVLKDENLQRAYGGKVMFFSEENN; encoded by the coding sequence ATGAGCTACGATAGCGCGATCGCAGTTGACAATCTAGGAGTTTGTTACCGTACAGTGGAAGCATTGCGCGATATTTCTCTCGATCTTATACCAGGGAAAGTTACAGGAGTTTTTGGACCTAATGGTGCAGGGAAAAGTACCTTAGTTAAAGCCATGCTGGGTTTAATTCCTGCCAACAGTGGTTCGGTATCCTATGATGGTCAACCCCTACAACACCACTTAGACAAGGTTGCCTATGTACCCCAGCGATCGCAAATTGACTGGACATATCCCGTAACTGTCTGGGATGTAGTCATGATGGGTAGAGTCCGAAAAACTGGCTGGTTTCGTCGTTTCTCTAGCGTTAGTCGTCGTCAGGGAATGTCTGCACTAGAACAAGTAGAAATGAGCGAGTATAAAAATCGTCCCATCGGTCAACTTTCAGGGGGACAGCAACAACGGGTATTTCTGGCTAGATCTTTGGCGCAGCAAGCTGAAGTATTCTTTTTTGATGAGCCTTTTGTGGGAGTAGATCAAAAGACCGAAAATATCATCTTTAATATTTTTCATTCCTTAGCAGAAGTCGGCAAAATTGTCGTAGTCGTCAATCATGACTTGGGCGAATCGATCGCTAACTTTGATGAGTTGATTTTACTTAATAAAGAACTAATTGCAGCAGGACAAAGACAACAGGTATTAAAAGATGAAAATCTGCAACGGGCATATGGTGGTAAGGTAATGTTTTTCTCTGAAGAAAATAATTAA
- a CDS encoding zinc ABC transporter substrate-binding protein gives MLNQQLKFTRRWFLATGVCLSLLIGGCEAGSSGSGDSDRPQVVSTSTIIADLTERIGAEAIEHQGILQPGADPHVYEPTPQDSVALETADLILYNGFNLEPGLIKMINSTGVQADKYAVGEVVKPLNFEYQGQQQPDPHVWGDGANAIAMTEAIRDRLIELSPEAEAEFRTNAQELIKELRRVDRWISEQIATIPENQRRLVTTHDAFQYYTSAYGLEMAGTLIGISTEEQPSAQTVKNLANELKKKQIPAIFAETTINPQLIQTVAEEAGVQLAPQQLYSDSIGAPGSKGDSYIKMLVANTESIVESLGGDYEAFPIQE, from the coding sequence ATGTTGAATCAACAATTAAAATTTACTCGTCGATGGTTTTTAGCAACAGGAGTTTGTTTAAGCTTATTAATTGGGGGATGTGAGGCGGGTTCTAGCGGTAGTGGAGATAGCGATCGACCACAGGTAGTTTCTACCAGCACAATTATTGCCGATTTGACTGAAAGAATTGGCGCAGAAGCGATCGAACACCAAGGGATTTTGCAACCAGGTGCAGATCCTCATGTGTATGAACCGACTCCTCAAGACAGTGTGGCGTTAGAAACGGCGGATTTAATTTTATATAACGGATTTAACCTAGAACCTGGATTGATTAAGATGATCAACTCCACGGGAGTTCAGGCAGATAAATATGCGGTAGGAGAAGTAGTTAAGCCTTTGAACTTTGAATATCAGGGACAGCAACAACCCGATCCTCATGTCTGGGGAGATGGGGCAAATGCGATCGCCATGACCGAAGCAATTCGCGATCGCCTGATAGAATTATCTCCAGAAGCTGAAGCTGAATTTAGAACTAATGCTCAGGAGTTGATTAAAGAACTACGGCGAGTTGATCGCTGGATTAGCGAACAGATCGCAACTATTCCTGAAAATCAGCGCAGGCTGGTTACGACTCACGACGCATTTCAATACTATACCAGTGCCTATGGTTTAGAGATGGCCGGCACCTTAATTGGCATCAGTACCGAAGAACAACCTAGTGCGCAAACGGTAAAGAATCTGGCAAATGAGCTGAAAAAAAAGCAAATACCCGCAATTTTTGCCGAAACGACGATTAATCCTCAGTTAATTCAAACCGTTGCCGAGGAAGCAGGGGTACAGCTAGCACCGCAGCAACTATACTCAGATTCCATTGGCGCACCAGGAAGCAAGGGAGATAGCTATATTAAAATGCTGGTGGCGAATACTGAATCAATTGTTGAATCTTTGGGGGGTGATTATGAAGCGTTTCCGATTCAAGAGTAG
- a CDS encoding SGNH/GDSL hydrolase family protein, which produces MFRTKVRERRIFTKGRQVRRRFSWLSAIASIALFLLVLELLTRIFIDLSGSRSEFAQAQESILEQAYGLNFINPESGEDIKKGELTAKSAISVGYELIGNQQSEYWQINEQGFRDRNTVPLIKPKNEIRIFLLGGSTAFGYGNSSNSTTISAQLEKRLQERLQQQQTSPQLYKSDLLPERVERQKNLAKPAKIKAGNYRVINAGVPGYASGNELAQLALQILKYKPDLIVVLDGYVDLMLDSDQTATQVPLLKQDLAARPNSVGTYLDRFIEPLRNNSYLVKVAENRWLSRQEANSQTDFIFDEQASNLVKHLPTDEAELQSRVDRYIEHQKQMLNLSTAAQVPLLVAIQPEITGRNPSQLTDIEGEIATELGRNYIERVKASYPAFTEASAKLAKFYPKNLEVVDLYQLTEKYPSPSFIDAIHLNEAANEKAAEQLYYAIAGFSKMQAVPQEPIPESAPVLRSNRSQS; this is translated from the coding sequence ATGTTTAGAACTAAAGTTAGAGAACGAAGAATTTTTACTAAGGGCAGACAGGTGCGCCGCCGTTTTTCTTGGTTAAGCGCGATCGCTTCAATAGCACTATTTTTATTGGTATTAGAGCTATTAACGCGCATCTTTATCGATCTTTCTGGCAGCAGAAGTGAATTTGCTCAGGCACAAGAATCGATTCTCGAGCAAGCTTATGGACTTAATTTCATTAACCCAGAATCTGGTGAAGACATAAAAAAGGGCGAATTGACGGCTAAGAGTGCTATTTCGGTAGGATATGAACTAATCGGCAATCAACAGAGCGAATATTGGCAAATTAACGAACAAGGATTTCGCGATCGCAATACTGTACCCCTAATTAAACCGAAAAACGAAATTAGAATCTTTTTGCTAGGTGGCTCAACCGCTTTTGGCTATGGCAATTCTAGTAATTCTACAACCATCAGCGCCCAGTTAGAAAAACGTCTACAAGAGCGTTTACAACAACAGCAAACTTCCCCACAGCTATACAAATCCGATCTACTTCCTGAGCGGGTAGAAAGGCAAAAGAATCTCGCCAAACCTGCGAAAATTAAAGCTGGCAACTATCGTGTGATTAATGCGGGTGTTCCTGGCTATGCTTCGGGTAACGAGTTAGCGCAGCTAGCTTTGCAAATCCTCAAATATAAACCCGATTTAATCGTCGTTCTTGATGGTTACGTGGACTTAATGCTTGATAGCGATCAAACAGCGACTCAAGTTCCTCTACTCAAACAAGATTTGGCAGCTCGCCCAAACAGTGTAGGAACTTATCTAGATCGATTTATTGAGCCTCTAAGAAACAACAGTTATTTGGTAAAAGTAGCTGAAAATAGATGGTTAAGCCGACAAGAAGCTAATTCTCAAACAGATTTTATTTTCGACGAACAAGCCTCCAACCTGGTCAAGCATTTACCTACAGACGAAGCAGAATTACAAAGCAGAGTCGATCGCTACATCGAACATCAAAAGCAAATGCTCAATTTGAGTACAGCTGCTCAAGTTCCTCTGTTGGTAGCCATACAGCCAGAAATCACGGGGCGTAATCCAAGTCAGCTGACGGATATCGAAGGAGAAATTGCCACTGAACTGGGCAGAAACTACATAGAGCGAGTTAAAGCAAGCTATCCTGCCTTTACTGAAGCGTCAGCAAAATTAGCCAAATTCTACCCGAAAAACCTTGAGGTAGTTGATTTATACCAACTGACCGAAAAATATCCTTCTCCTAGCTTTATTGATGCCATTCATCTGAATGAAGCAGCTAACGAAAAGGCTGCCGAACAGCTTTACTATGCTATTGCAGGATTTTCTAAAATGCAGGCAGTTCCCCAAGAACCAATACCAGAGTCAGCACCAGTACTCAGATCAAACAGATCTCAATCTTAG